A genome region from Halorussus pelagicus includes the following:
- a CDS encoding DHH family phosphoesterase produces the protein MGSCIICGTPADGAICDSHEQDVLFEFAGDNPNQLTSGRYYSGTVDGFAEFGVFVNIGDRVTGLLHKSELDQRLDSLDWDEGETVFVQVTGVRDNGNVDLGWSIRQSEREFRGKLLDDPERGAILPEDTDATDEDDESDDQQATTDGAGAVSPAERETDKTDESEESDESDDSQSETESDTEESDADESSADSTDTEESQPERTRVTIDSLSDRVDEEVRIEGEIVGARQTSGPTVFEIRDESATVDCAAFVEAGVRAYPEAETGDLVALDGVVELRNNELQVETDELEKLEGDDRKAVETRLEAALTSEARPDDVDLLADHESVAAVHSRIRDAAEEIRRAVMESRPVIVRHNATADGYVAGAAIERAVLPLVRDEHANSDAEYHFFDRRPLEGGDYDMADATKDATQMLDNRERHDEKLPLFVLVAAGSTDESRDGLELLDIYDAPRVTIDAGYPDDGVADLADVAVNPHLDGTDAADLTVGALGANVAAHVNDDVRDDVSHLPAVSYWEDAPEDYTALADEAGYDADHTTALREAVALEAYYQSYEDKRELITDLLFEHEKRDLAEHVGEQFREKLETELDTVGPNLSVRGENGVSFTVLDTEAFTHRFDFPPTAVLLDEIHRRGLGADGAPGDEHVTLGFGEDEIHLRSDGRVNAREVAAAAAEQADKAGISATGTRDGAIEFLAGERDAALDAVVEAVSDQL, from the coding sequence ATGGGTTCGTGTATCATCTGCGGGACTCCTGCTGACGGCGCAATTTGCGACAGCCACGAGCAGGACGTCCTCTTCGAATTTGCCGGCGACAACCCCAACCAGTTGACGTCGGGACGGTATTACAGCGGAACTGTCGATGGCTTCGCCGAGTTCGGCGTCTTCGTCAACATCGGCGACCGAGTCACCGGTCTGCTCCACAAGAGCGAACTCGACCAGCGACTCGACTCGCTCGACTGGGACGAAGGCGAGACCGTCTTCGTTCAGGTCACGGGCGTTCGAGACAACGGCAACGTCGATCTCGGCTGGTCGATTCGCCAGTCCGAGCGCGAGTTCCGGGGCAAGCTACTCGACGACCCCGAGCGCGGTGCCATCCTCCCTGAGGACACCGACGCGACCGACGAAGACGACGAGAGCGACGACCAACAGGCGACGACCGACGGCGCTGGCGCTGTCTCCCCGGCCGAGCGAGAGACCGACAAGACGGACGAGTCCGAGGAGTCCGACGAAAGCGACGACTCCCAGTCTGAAACCGAGTCCGACACTGAGGAGTCCGACGCCGACGAGTCGTCCGCCGACAGCACCGACACCGAGGAATCGCAACCGGAGCGCACTCGCGTCACTATCGACAGCCTGAGCGACCGCGTGGACGAGGAGGTCCGAATCGAGGGCGAAATCGTCGGCGCGCGCCAGACCAGCGGCCCGACAGTCTTCGAGATCCGCGACGAGAGCGCCACGGTGGACTGCGCCGCGTTCGTGGAAGCGGGCGTCCGCGCCTACCCTGAGGCCGAGACGGGCGACCTCGTCGCCCTCGACGGCGTGGTCGAACTCCGAAACAACGAGCTACAGGTCGAGACCGACGAACTGGAGAAGTTGGAGGGCGACGACCGCAAGGCCGTCGAGACCCGACTCGAAGCCGCGCTGACGAGCGAGGCCCGCCCCGACGACGTGGACCTGCTGGCCGACCACGAGTCGGTCGCCGCGGTCCACAGTCGCATCCGAGACGCCGCCGAAGAGATTCGGCGCGCGGTCATGGAGTCCCGGCCGGTCATCGTCCGGCACAACGCCACCGCCGACGGCTACGTCGCTGGCGCGGCCATCGAGCGCGCGGTCCTGCCGCTCGTCCGCGACGAACACGCCAACAGCGACGCCGAGTACCACTTCTTCGACCGGCGGCCGCTCGAAGGCGGCGACTACGACATGGCCGACGCGACGAAGGACGCAACCCAGATGCTCGACAACCGCGAGCGCCACGACGAGAAACTGCCGCTGTTCGTCCTCGTCGCCGCGGGAAGCACCGACGAGTCCCGCGACGGACTCGAACTGCTGGACATCTACGACGCGCCGCGAGTCACCATCGACGCGGGCTACCCCGACGATGGCGTGGCCGACCTCGCCGACGTGGCGGTCAACCCGCACCTCGACGGCACTGACGCGGCCGACCTGACGGTCGGCGCTCTCGGCGCGAACGTCGCGGCCCACGTCAACGACGACGTGCGCGACGACGTATCCCACCTCCCGGCGGTCAGTTACTGGGAGGACGCCCCCGAGGACTACACCGCGCTCGCTGACGAGGCGGGCTACGACGCCGACCACACCACGGCGCTCCGCGAGGCCGTCGCGCTCGAAGCCTACTACCAGTCCTACGAGGACAAGCGCGAACTGATTACGGACCTCCTGTTCGAGCACGAGAAGCGCGACCTCGCCGAACACGTCGGCGAGCAGTTCCGCGAGAAGCTCGAAACGGAACTCGACACCGTGGGACCGAACCTCTCGGTTCGGGGCGAGAACGGTGTCTCCTTTACGGTGCTGGACACCGAGGCGTTCACCCACCGCTTCGACTTCCCGCCGACGGCCGTCCTGCTGGACGAGATTCACCGCCGAGGACTCGGCGCTGACGGCGCGCCCGGCGACGAACACGTCACGCTCGGCTTCGGCGAGGACGAGATTCACCTCCGGAGCGACGGCCGGGTCAACGCCCGCGAAGTCGCCGCGGCCGCCGCCGAACAGGCTGACAAGGCCGGTATCTCGGCGACGGGCACCCGCGACGGAGCCATCGAGTTCCTCGCGGGCGAGCGCGACGCCGCGCTCGACGCCGTGGTCGAAGCGGTCAGCGACCAGTTGTAG
- a CDS encoding YIP1 family protein, with protein sequence MTQWVENPTGGRDRGPAALARAWLEVLVAPRRFFERGVAPGDQAPGLVFAMTVVLVEVATRFALVPSAVPSIGGRPALAALFGLALATVFVAPAVLHLTGALQTVLLMGVVRDRAGTSETVQVIAYATAPCVFAGIPSPTLRLACTAYGAVLLVVGLRTVHGTSTLRAAVAGAIPAAIVFGYAFRGVAAFGEVVVWTASEVCLRVSELGAQVCLPLA encoded by the coding sequence ATGACTCAGTGGGTCGAGAACCCGACCGGCGGGCGCGACCGCGGTCCCGCGGCGCTGGCTCGCGCGTGGCTGGAAGTCCTCGTCGCGCCCCGCAGATTCTTCGAGCGCGGCGTCGCGCCGGGCGACCAAGCACCGGGCCTCGTCTTCGCCATGACGGTCGTGCTGGTAGAGGTGGCGACCCGGTTCGCGCTGGTCCCCAGTGCGGTGCCCTCCATCGGCGGTCGCCCCGCGCTCGCGGCGCTGTTCGGTCTCGCGCTCGCCACCGTCTTCGTTGCGCCCGCGGTCCTCCACCTCACCGGCGCGCTCCAGACCGTCCTTCTCATGGGAGTCGTGCGCGACCGCGCGGGTACCAGCGAGACCGTGCAGGTCATCGCCTACGCGACGGCACCGTGCGTCTTTGCGGGGATTCCGAGTCCCACGCTCCGACTCGCCTGTACGGCCTACGGCGCGGTCCTGCTCGTCGTCGGTCTCCGGACGGTCCACGGGACTTCGACGCTCCGGGCCGCAGTCGCTGGCGCGATTCCCGCCGCGATAGTGTTCGGCTACGCCTTCCGGGGAGTTGCGGCGTTTGGCGAGGTCGTCGTCTGGACCGCTAGCGAGGTGTGTTTGCGGGTCTCGGAACTCGGCGCACAAGTCTGTCTCCCGCTCGCCTGA
- a CDS encoding thymidine kinase, translating into MHKITNSGWVEVVTGCMFSGKTEELLRRLRRAEIAGQEVAAFKPSLDDRYGEGTVGSHNGRQWDATVVDPEESVWDIPEELNGEEVVAIDEANFFSEELVEVCEFLADDDRRVVVSGTDQTFRGEPFDPLPRLIALAEYVDKYQAICAQCGEPATRNQRLIDGEPAHVEDPTIMVGADESYEARCRNCHTLRSD; encoded by the coding sequence ATGCACAAAATCACGAACAGCGGGTGGGTCGAAGTTGTCACCGGCTGTATGTTCTCGGGGAAGACCGAGGAACTGCTCCGGCGGCTTCGCCGGGCCGAAATCGCGGGCCAAGAGGTCGCGGCGTTCAAGCCCTCGCTGGACGACCGGTACGGCGAGGGGACAGTGGGGTCGCACAACGGCCGCCAGTGGGACGCGACCGTGGTTGACCCGGAGGAGAGCGTCTGGGACATCCCCGAGGAACTGAACGGCGAGGAGGTCGTCGCCATCGACGAGGCGAACTTCTTCTCCGAGGAACTGGTCGAGGTCTGCGAATTCCTCGCGGACGACGACCGGCGCGTCGTGGTCTCTGGCACCGACCAGACGTTCCGGGGGGAACCGTTCGACCCACTGCCGCGGCTCATCGCGCTGGCCGAATACGTGGATAAGTATCAGGCCATCTGCGCCCAGTGTGGCGAACCGGCGACGCGGAACCAGCGGCTCATCGACGGCGAACCGGCCCACGTCGAGGACCCGACCATCATGGTCGGCGCCGACGAGTCCTACGAAGCGCGATGTCGGAACTGTCATACACTCCGGAGCGACTAG
- a CDS encoding competence/damage-inducible protein A, translated as MQVAILTVGDEVLAGDTENTNATWLAGRLTDSGATVARILTVPDDRELVADTVRKWADAFDAVVVTGGLGGTHDDVTADAIANAFDRELVVADAVREDVVETVAAYRDENPETVEAHDLDLDVDAWASLPAGSKSLINPEGLCPGCVLDNVYAFPGVPAEMHALFEQVAGEFGGDAVSTTLYTPQPEASLLDAVAGVREEFDVTVGSYPATDERNRLKVTDSDPETVAAAAEWLRERVEIVAEE; from the coding sequence ATGCAGGTCGCCATTCTCACCGTCGGCGACGAGGTACTCGCGGGTGACACCGAGAACACGAACGCGACGTGGCTCGCGGGCCGACTCACCGACTCCGGCGCGACGGTCGCGCGAATCCTCACGGTGCCCGACGACCGCGAACTCGTCGCAGACACCGTGCGCAAGTGGGCCGACGCCTTCGACGCCGTCGTCGTGACGGGCGGTCTCGGCGGCACCCACGACGACGTGACGGCCGACGCCATCGCCAACGCGTTCGACCGCGAACTCGTCGTCGCCGACGCCGTCCGCGAGGACGTGGTAGAAACAGTGGCGGCGTACCGCGACGAGAACCCCGAGACGGTCGAGGCTCACGACTTGGACCTCGACGTGGACGCGTGGGCGTCGCTCCCGGCCGGAAGCAAGTCGCTGATAAATCCCGAGGGGCTGTGTCCCGGTTGCGTCCTCGACAACGTGTACGCGTTCCCCGGCGTCCCGGCGGAGATGCACGCGCTGTTCGAGCAGGTCGCCGGGGAGTTCGGCGGCGACGCCGTCTCGACTACGCTCTACACGCCCCAACCCGAGGCGTCCCTGCTGGACGCGGTGGCAGGCGTGCGCGAGGAGTTCGACGTGACGGTCGGGAGCTACCCCGCCACCGACGAGCGAAACCGACTGAAAGTGACCGACTCGGACCCCGAGACGGTCGCGGCGGCCGCCGAGTGGTTGCGCGAGCGCGTCGAAATCGTCGCCGAGGAGTAG
- a CDS encoding NADP-dependent oxidoreductase, protein MPETNRKYLLAQRPDGKPDRDTFELVEEDVPDPNPGEVLVRTLYLSVDPYMRGRMDAGESYADPWEVGDPLQAAVVGEVVESNGAGFEEGDVVTGNLQWADYATARGSDLQRVNPDLGPISTALGVLGMPGRTAYFGTREVAQPKAGDTFVVTGAAGAVGSVAGQIAKQAGARVVGFAGSDEKVEFLEDELGFDAGINYKTTDDYGAALEEAAPNGVDSYFDNVGGPITDAVFSKLNVDARVAVCGQISMYNAQEMPTGPRKLGKLIETRATVEGLLVQDFMSRFEQATRQLGEWVAEGEIQYRETVTEGLENAPDAFLGLFEGENIGKQLVKVGEREE, encoded by the coding sequence ATGCCGGAAACTAATCGCAAGTACCTACTGGCGCAACGCCCCGACGGCAAACCCGACCGAGATACCTTCGAGTTGGTCGAGGAAGACGTACCGGACCCGAACCCCGGCGAAGTGCTGGTTCGGACGCTCTACCTCTCGGTTGACCCCTACATGCGCGGACGGATGGACGCCGGAGAGTCCTACGCCGACCCGTGGGAAGTCGGCGACCCGCTACAGGCCGCCGTCGTCGGCGAAGTCGTCGAATCGAACGGCGCGGGCTTCGAGGAAGGCGACGTAGTGACGGGGAACCTCCAGTGGGCCGACTACGCGACGGCGCGCGGGAGCGACCTCCAGCGAGTGAACCCCGACCTCGGTCCGATTTCGACGGCGCTCGGCGTCCTCGGGATGCCGGGCCGCACCGCCTACTTCGGCACCCGCGAGGTCGCACAACCGAAGGCCGGTGACACGTTCGTCGTCACGGGCGCGGCGGGCGCAGTCGGGTCGGTCGCTGGCCAAATCGCCAAGCAGGCGGGCGCTCGCGTCGTCGGCTTCGCAGGCTCGGACGAGAAAGTCGAATTCCTCGAAGACGAACTCGGTTTCGACGCCGGTATCAACTACAAGACTACCGACGACTACGGCGCGGCCCTCGAAGAGGCCGCGCCGAACGGCGTGGATAGCTACTTCGACAACGTCGGCGGTCCCATCACGGACGCCGTCTTCTCGAAGCTCAACGTTGACGCCCGCGTCGCGGTCTGTGGCCAGATTTCGATGTACAACGCCCAAGAGATGCCCACGGGACCGCGAAAGCTCGGGAAGCTCATCGAGACCCGAGCGACGGTCGAGGGACTGCTCGTGCAGGACTTCATGTCGCGGTTCGAGCAGGCGACCCGGCAACTCGGCGAGTGGGTCGCCGAGGGCGAGATTCAGTACCGAGAGACGGTCACGGAGGGCTTGGAGAACGCGCCCGACGCCTTCCTTGGACTCTTCGAAGGCGAGAACATCGGCAAGCAACTCGTGAAGGTCGGCGAGCGCGAGGAGTAA
- a CDS encoding halocin C8-like domain-containing protein, protein MSKDKNSDKDSRISRRSLLGTIGLSTAGLGIRSDSVRGEKSELIELKRAQQKSIVDKAQNQPEFEQLSNHFEEQYSFTVNKADVEAYRVISKDEQGLSGRLVTFGFESAEKTSDPKEARIGFSFSNGELFDSKGQLLWERDGKLIVNFATIENGQVRTKEITQSGEPSVIKGESVSIQGIGECTGCKEIVKYVCKYGCGLSTTAICLGVGLVNAIAGATCSVVAEYVCKNIDLTKDCRRAAGAVCYDFGYCNTPPL, encoded by the coding sequence ATGTCAAAAGACAAAAACAGCGATAAGGATTCCAGAATAAGTCGTCGATCCCTTCTCGGAACGATAGGACTCAGTACTGCTGGGCTAGGAATTAGATCCGATTCAGTCCGTGGTGAAAAAAGCGAACTTATTGAACTAAAAAGAGCACAACAGAAAAGTATTGTAGATAAAGCACAGAATCAACCCGAGTTCGAACAATTGAGTAATCATTTTGAGGAACAATACAGTTTCACTGTAAACAAAGCGGATGTTGAAGCGTATCGGGTAATCTCCAAAGATGAGCAAGGTTTGTCCGGAAGGTTAGTGACCTTCGGTTTTGAATCAGCAGAGAAAACGTCAGACCCGAAAGAAGCGAGGATTGGTTTCTCCTTCTCAAACGGCGAACTCTTTGATTCGAAGGGTCAACTTCTCTGGGAACGAGATGGTAAACTGATAGTCAACTTTGCTACCATTGAGAACGGTCAAGTTCGTACAAAGGAAATCACACAATCTGGTGAACCTTCTGTCATCAAAGGAGAAAGTGTTTCGATTCAGGGTATTGGCGAGTGTACCGGTTGTAAAGAAATCGTAAAATACGTTTGCAAATATGGATGTGGATTAAGTACGACCGCGATTTGCCTTGGGGTAGGTTTGGTAAACGCCATTGCTGGTGCAACCTGTAGCGTCGTCGCTGAATACGTATGCAAAAATATTGACTTGACTAAAGATTGTAGACGAGCGGCCGGAGCAGTGTGTTACGACTTTGGTTACTGTAACACTCCACCACTGTGA
- a CDS encoding NADPH-dependent FMN reductase: MSDTPHVVALCGSLRDESVTRVALEVALETVESEGGAADLLDLREYDLPAYDPDTDDADAGDAADLKRAVREADAVLLGSPMYHGSYSSVLKTALDYCGFEEFEHKTVGLLAVSGGGFPITALEHLRSVCRALDAWVLPHQAAVPRSHSAIRDGTFTDEDVAERVRELGREVVRYATIEPNPPTMESEENVGAVDQLTQNKKY, translated from the coding sequence ATGTCGGACACACCTCACGTCGTCGCGCTCTGTGGAAGTCTGCGAGACGAGAGCGTCACGCGGGTCGCGCTGGAAGTTGCTTTGGAGACCGTCGAGAGCGAGGGCGGCGCGGCCGACCTGCTCGATCTGCGCGAGTACGACCTGCCCGCGTACGACCCCGACACCGACGACGCGGACGCGGGCGACGCCGCGGACCTCAAGCGCGCCGTCCGCGAGGCCGACGCCGTCCTGTTGGGGTCGCCGATGTACCACGGGTCGTACTCCTCGGTGCTGAAGACCGCGCTCGACTACTGCGGGTTCGAGGAGTTCGAACACAAGACGGTCGGCCTGCTCGCGGTGTCGGGCGGGGGCTTTCCCATCACGGCGCTCGAACACCTCCGGTCGGTCTGTCGGGCGCTCGACGCGTGGGTCCTGCCCCATCAGGCCGCGGTGCCTCGGTCGCACTCGGCAATTCGGGACGGCACGTTCACCGACGAGGACGTGGCCGAGCGCGTCCGAGAACTCGGCCGCGAGGTCGTCCGCTACGCCACCATCGAACCCAATCCGCCGACGATGGAGAGCGAGGAGAACGTCGGCGCGGTTGACCAGCTTACCCAAAATAAAAAATACTAA
- a CDS encoding bacterio-opsin activator domain-containing protein, protein MDTTRSRRTADDRLRVLLAGPERWDQRVGPIFAEDEDVSAQSVSTVEQAVAAATDRRAELDCVVAAHRLGEETGLDLLAALGSRGCSIPVVLAPSDGSESLASEAVGAGVADYLPADTEAAAFRQRCRAAVERRGDQRRRREQADQFESFFATPGQFTAVLDADGTVVRANRGALDALGRDERAVLGKRFWGLPWTDESSRDLQRAVHRARRGEYAEFEAGLPGDGGDAGAGDADGEARFEFTVRPVANEGGDVDRLVVEGREVAERVRLEEELRESEELHRVTLNNMTDTVLVTDDEGEFTYVCPNVHFIFGHSAEEIYDLGTIDALLGEDLFDPDGLDAEGTLTNIECTATDKDGREHTLLVNVRQVSIQGGTTLYSCRDITKRKQRERALTQLHRTSRGLLYAETKAEIADRVVSDAAAVLPSAAAALYRFDREENVLYPTAVSDEFEELVGALPEFRLDRENPLTEAFVEDETRTDDSAGRDAYLDRTDRAPQSPFSTLGDYVAVPLGDHGVFLAAAAEATFDEVGAEVAELLAATTEAAFDRVERESELRERDRALQRQNERLSQLNRVNEFIREIDQALVRAESREKIEAAVCERLTADDRFRFAWIGETTSLSRTLRPRAWAGDEQGYLDGVPFEFDGDSAAAEPSVRTAERREATLVANVAEHLRTGQWCKEAVSRDFQSVLSIPLAYDDVLFGTLTVYADRPNAFDEMVQSVLRELGDTVAAAINAVQRKEALRSDAVVELEYRVSDPSGVLSRLAGETGASLEVEGDVVGDDGTTLVFVTVEGADLNRVVASAEASVGVADAESVRETDEGGLVGLRLREDFVTSVLADHGAVLQRFRATPEGLSLTVDVPDSVTTRSIDEVVSNSYDSAEPVAQRQRTRALDTRGRAGRLRDDLTERQLEVAQMAYHAGYFDADRDVTGRDVAAMLDISHTAFYDHVRRIQRKLFASLFENRPHTEEVE, encoded by the coding sequence ATGGATACGACTCGGTCACGCCGGACCGCCGACGACCGACTGCGGGTCCTCCTCGCGGGACCGGAGCGGTGGGACCAGCGAGTGGGACCGATATTCGCCGAAGACGAGGACGTTTCCGCACAATCGGTCTCGACGGTCGAGCAGGCAGTCGCGGCGGCGACCGACCGACGCGCCGAACTCGATTGCGTGGTCGCCGCCCACCGACTCGGCGAGGAGACCGGTCTCGACCTGCTGGCGGCGCTCGGGTCACGCGGATGCTCTATTCCCGTCGTGTTGGCACCGAGCGACGGGAGCGAATCGCTCGCCAGCGAGGCCGTCGGGGCGGGCGTCGCCGACTACCTCCCGGCAGATACGGAGGCGGCCGCGTTCCGTCAACGATGTCGGGCGGCGGTCGAGCGACGAGGCGACCAGCGCCGACGGCGCGAGCAAGCCGACCAGTTCGAGTCGTTTTTCGCCACGCCGGGCCAGTTCACCGCGGTCCTCGACGCCGACGGGACCGTCGTCCGCGCAAACCGGGGCGCGCTCGACGCGCTGGGGCGCGACGAGCGCGCCGTCCTCGGCAAGCGGTTCTGGGGGCTTCCGTGGACCGACGAGTCGTCGCGGGACCTCCAGCGAGCGGTTCACCGCGCTCGCCGGGGCGAGTACGCGGAGTTCGAGGCGGGACTGCCGGGCGACGGCGGCGACGCCGGTGCTGGCGACGCAGACGGCGAGGCCCGGTTCGAATTTACCGTCCGACCCGTGGCGAACGAGGGCGGCGACGTGGACCGCCTCGTCGTCGAGGGCCGCGAAGTCGCCGAGCGCGTCCGACTGGAGGAGGAACTGCGCGAGTCAGAGGAACTCCACCGCGTCACGCTGAACAACATGACCGACACCGTCCTTGTCACCGACGACGAGGGCGAGTTCACCTACGTCTGTCCGAACGTCCACTTCATCTTCGGCCACAGCGCCGAGGAGATTTACGACCTCGGGACCATCGACGCGCTTCTCGGCGAGGACCTCTTCGACCCGGACGGACTCGACGCCGAGGGGACTCTGACCAACATCGAATGCACTGCGACCGACAAGGACGGCCGGGAACACACCCTGCTGGTCAACGTCCGACAGGTGTCGATTCAGGGCGGGACGACCCTCTACAGTTGCCGTGACATCACGAAGCGAAAACAGCGCGAGCGGGCGCTCACGCAACTCCACCGGACCAGTCGCGGCCTGCTCTACGCTGAGACGAAAGCCGAGATAGCCGACCGCGTGGTATCGGACGCCGCCGCGGTTCTCCCCTCGGCCGCCGCGGCGCTCTACCGGTTCGACCGCGAGGAGAACGTCCTCTACCCGACGGCGGTCTCCGACGAGTTCGAGGAACTCGTCGGCGCGCTCCCGGAGTTCCGCCTCGACCGCGAGAACCCCCTCACCGAGGCCTTCGTGGAGGACGAGACCCGGACCGATGACTCCGCGGGAAGAGACGCGTACCTCGACCGGACCGACCGCGCTCCCCAGTCGCCGTTCTCGACGCTCGGCGATTACGTTGCGGTTCCGCTGGGCGACCACGGCGTCTTCCTCGCGGCCGCCGCCGAGGCGACCTTCGACGAGGTCGGCGCGGAGGTGGCGGAACTGCTGGCCGCGACGACCGAGGCGGCGTTCGACCGCGTGGAGCGCGAGAGCGAACTCCGCGAGCGCGACCGGGCGCTCCAGCGACAGAACGAGCGACTGTCGCAACTCAACCGGGTCAACGAGTTCATCCGCGAGATAGACCAGGCGCTCGTCCGCGCGGAGTCCCGCGAGAAGATAGAGGCGGCGGTCTGCGAGCGACTGACCGCCGACGACCGGTTCCGGTTCGCGTGGATCGGCGAGACCACGTCGCTGAGTCGGACGCTCCGGCCACGAGCGTGGGCGGGAGACGAGCAGGGGTACCTCGACGGCGTGCCCTTCGAATTCGACGGCGATTCGGCGGCCGCCGAACCGAGCGTCCGAACCGCCGAGCGTCGGGAGGCGACGCTCGTCGCCAACGTCGCCGAACACCTCCGGACCGGCCAGTGGTGCAAAGAGGCGGTATCGCGGGACTTCCAGTCGGTGCTGTCGATTCCGCTCGCGTATGATGACGTGCTGTTCGGGACGCTGACCGTCTACGCCGACCGACCGAACGCCTTCGACGAGATGGTCCAGTCGGTCCTCCGGGAACTCGGCGACACCGTGGCCGCGGCGATCAACGCGGTCCAGCGCAAGGAGGCCCTGAGAAGCGACGCGGTGGTCGAACTCGAATACCGAGTTTCGGACCCGAGCGGCGTCCTCTCCCGACTCGCCGGAGAGACCGGCGCGTCGCTGGAAGTCGAGGGCGACGTGGTCGGCGACGACGGGACGACACTCGTGTTCGTCACCGTCGAGGGCGCGGACCTCAACCGCGTGGTCGCGTCGGCCGAGGCCTCGGTCGGCGTCGCCGACGCGGAGTCGGTTCGGGAGACCGACGAGGGCGGACTCGTGGGACTCCGTCTGCGCGAGGACTTCGTGACCTCGGTGCTGGCCGACCACGGAGCGGTCCTCCAACGCTTCCGAGCGACGCCCGAAGGTCTCTCGCTGACGGTGGACGTACCGGACTCGGTCACGACGCGGTCGATAGACGAAGTCGTCTCGAACAGCTACGACTCGGCCGAACCGGTCGCACAGCGCCAGCGAACGCGGGCGCTGGACACGCGCGGGCGGGCCGGGCGACTCCGCGACGACCTCACCGAGCGACAGTTGGAGGTCGCGCAGATGGCCTACCACGCGGGCTACTTCGACGCCGACCGAGACGTGACCGGCCGGGACGTAGCCGCGATGCTGGATATCTCTCACACCGCGTTCTACGACCACGTTCGGCGAATCCAGCGGAAACTGTTTGCGTCGCTGTTCGAGAACCGCCCGCACACCGAGGAGGTTGAATAG
- a CDS encoding rubrerythrin-like domain-containing protein gives MKTRDPEYDADEDYEYECLHCGATVSASSHPGDCDDCGRSMRNRRMPYE, from the coding sequence ATGAAAACCCGCGACCCGGAGTACGACGCAGACGAGGACTACGAGTACGAGTGTCTGCACTGCGGTGCGACGGTGAGCGCGAGCAGTCACCCCGGCGATTGCGACGACTGTGGACGCTCGATGCGAAATCGACGGATGCCCTACGAGTAA